The DNA region CGAACAGCAGTACCGGGCCCTCGACGTCCTCGAGGTCGTCACCGGACTCGCCGGGCGTCGTGGACTCTTCGCTCATCACCGGCCACCGCCGGTCTCCCAGTGTTTGCTCGCCGTCGTGGTCACGTCCACGCCGGGGCTGTAGTACAGCACCGGGTCGCTGTCGGGGTGCTCGAACCCGTTCGCCGCGAACAGGGTGTCGCGTTCCACCGTCGCCTCGGCGGGGTACAGCGTCCAGGGTTCGTGGTCGACGTTCGCGTACCGGATGGACCCGTCGGGAGCCTGCGTGTAGAACCGGTAGCGCTCCGTCAGGAACCGGGCGAGGGGGTCCTCGGTGGACTGGAAGGGCTCGCCACTGGGGCCGTAGGTCGCGGTGTAGTGTGCGGGGCGGTCGCCGGGGTGGAGCCGCCGGCTCTCGAACCGGACCGTCCCATCCACGCCCTCGAGGCTGATGCGGGCGTAGAAGTACGGAAGGTGCTGGAAGACGCGGGCCCCGAGGACGCCGAGGACGCCCTCTGCGTCGAGACTGAAGAAGTAGACGCCGGGCTCGCCGTCGCAGGTGACGTAGGTCCGCAGGTTGAGTTCGGGGAGGTCGAAGCCGAGTCTGGCAGGGAGCCCCCTCGGCCGCACGTCGACGTTCGTGAACGGGACGACCGAGAGGTAGGCGTCTCCGTCGAAGGTGTCCGGGTCGAGTCCGTCGGGCAGGTGCGCGTCGAGCAGTGCGGGGTCGACGGGGTAGTTCTCGAACAGGAGGTTCCGCCAGCCCATCGCGAGAGGGACCACCATAGCTGGTACTTGGTGGCGCAGCGTCAAAAACGGGGAGATTTCGGCGACCGACCGCGGGTGCCGTGGGTCAGAAGTAGCCGAGGGGGTGCGCATCGAGAACCGAGAGAGGCCTGTTTCGGGGAGCAGAAGAGTAGTGGCTCCGGACAGCTATATACGCCGCTGTAGTCCTACACCTCCGGGAATCCGCCCAACGTTTCATAACCGCGACGGGTGTAGGTAGCGTATGGACCTTCCACAGGGGCTGCTCGCGGGGGCACTGGGAGGCCTGCCTGCACAACTCGCGGTTCTCGACCAGGACGGAACCATCGTCTACACCAACGACCGCTGGCGCTCGTTCGCGCTCGAGAACGACGTCGAGGGTGACCCGGACGACGTCGGCAGGAACTACCTCGACGTCACCGAAGCCGCGGCCGCGAAGGACGAGTACGCCGCCGAGGCCGCGGCTGGTCTCCGGGCGGT from Haloarchaeobius amylolyticus includes:
- a CDS encoding YqjF family protein; its protein translation is MVVPLAMGWRNLLFENYPVDPALLDAHLPDGLDPDTFDGDAYLSVVPFTNVDVRPRGLPARLGFDLPELNLRTYVTCDGEPGVYFFSLDAEGVLGVLGARVFQHLPYFYARISLEGVDGTVRFESRRLHPGDRPAHYTATYGPSGEPFQSTEDPLARFLTERYRFYTQAPDGSIRYANVDHEPWTLYPAEATVERDTLFAANGFEHPDSDPVLYYSPGVDVTTTASKHWETGGGR